In Macrobrachium rosenbergii isolate ZJJX-2024 chromosome 48, ASM4041242v1, whole genome shotgun sequence, one DNA window encodes the following:
- the LOC136831002 gene encoding uncharacterized protein has protein sequence MMLVDTGAMRLVFPPSGEDRRRPLDLTAYLTGANGSPILSYGTKLLSISILGWKYSWEFIIADIRTPLLGEDFLAHFSLAVVVGHKHLLDTQSCQSLSLSPCLREPAICSIAPHWYGSLLKEFPEVFKPELHQMPGTPAKHVIYHYIKTKGPVMHAKFQQLPPRSAFKRPKRPSLRWKEWAYAERLPARGPPLFT, from the coding sequence atgatgttggtcgacactggagccatgcgtttggtgtttccgccttcaggagaggaccgcagacgcccGCTGGACCTGACTGCCTACCTGACAGGcgcaaacgggtcccccatcctctcttatggcaccaagctcctgtcgatctccatccttggctggaagTACAGCTGGGAATTCATTATCGCGGAcatcaggactccactcctgggggaggacttccttgcccacttcagtCTAGCAGTCGTCGTCGGCCACAAACACCTgctggacacccagtcctgccagtccctgtcATTGTCGCCATGTCtcagggagcccgccatctgttccatcgcACCCCATTGGTACGGTTCCCTCTtgaaggagttcccggaggtcttcaaacccgagctccaccagatgcccgggactcctgccaaacacgtGATATACCACTACATCAAGACGAAGGGCCCCGTGATGCACGCAAAGTTCCAACAGCTTCCCCCCCGCAGCGCCTTCaagaggccaaaaaggccttcgctgagatggaaagaatgggcatatgcagaaaggctcccagcccgtgggcctcccctcttcacatga